From the Saimiri boliviensis isolate mSaiBol1 chromosome X, mSaiBol1.pri, whole genome shotgun sequence genome, one window contains:
- the LOC101031125 gene encoding DDB1- and CUL4-associated factor 8-like protein 2 — protein MSHQEGSADGSQDLGIESLFSSPEEQSGAAAAATEASSDIDIATLRVSMRMTGGGGDTRVGGFPNDASSENRSTSQESSSEDVELESMEDFERLFMGGGSLFYYPLLRPDEIVEEEEEEIEEEGGEEEEQAQMCPQCGGANHEQCLLEEDRVLEEWISSETSALPRPRWQVVTALRQRQLGSSTRFVYEACGARAFVQRFRLQYRLDGHMGCVNTVHFNQRGTRLASSGDDLRVRVWDWAQQQPILDFESGHKNNVLQAKFLPNCADSTLAMCARDGQVRVAELINASYFESTKRVAQHKGAAHKLALEPDSPYKFLTSGEDAVVFTIDLRQHQPASKIVVTKEKGKRVGLYTISVNPANTYQFAVAGQDQFVRIYDQRRIDEKENNGVLKKFSPHHLVNCDFPTNITCTVYSHDGTELLASYNDEDIYLFNSSHSNGAQYAKRFKGHRNNTTVKGVNFYGPRSEFVVSGSDCGHIFFWEKSSCQIIQLLKGDAEGTINCLEPHPYLPMLATSGLDHDVKIWTPTAEAASELTDLKDVIKKNKLERDQDSLYHTGLFDQYMLWFLMRHLSQRDHHPVWGARFPGEELNESSSTSDTSEEEGQH, from the coding sequence ATGTCCCACCAAGAGGGCAGCGCAGATGGCTCACAAGACTTAGGGATTGAAAGCCTGTTCAGCAGCCCAGAGGAGCAGTCTGGAGCGGCGGCAGCAGCGACAGAAGCCTCCTCGGACATTGATATAGCAACCTTACGTGTGAGTATGAGAATGACTGGAGGTGGCGGTGATACCAGGGTTGGTGGTTTCCCAAACGATGCCAGCTCAGAAAATCGAAGCACTAGCCAAGAGAGTTCAAGTGAAGACGTCGAACTTGAGAGCATGGAGGACTTTGAGCGTTTATTCATGGGTGGTGGAAGCTTATTCTATTACCCTTTACTAAGACCGGACGAGATagtagaggaggaagaggaagaaatagaggaggagggaggggaggaagaagaacAGGCGCAGATGTGTCCACAATGCGGTGGTGCCAACCATGAGCAGTGTTTGTTAGAGGAAGATAGGGTGCTGGAGGAGTGGATTTCCTCAGAGACATCTGCCCTGCCCCGACCTCGCTGGCAGGTTGTTACTGCTCTTCGTCAGCGGCAGCTGGGTTCAAGTACCCGCTTTGTCTATGAGGCCTGTGGGGCAAGAGCCTTTGTGCAGCGTTTCCGCCTGCAATATCGTCTTGACGGACATATGGGTTGTGTCAATACTGTACACTTTAACCAGCGTGGCACCCGGCTGGCCAGTAGTGGTGATGACCTAAGGGTGAGAGTATGGGACTGGGCGCAGCAGCAGCCAATATTGGACTTTGAGAGTGGTCACAAAAATAATGTCTTACAGGCCAAATTCCTCCCTAACTGTGCGGATTCCACACTGGCCATGTGTGCCCGTGATGGGCAGGTACGGGTAGCAGAACTAATTAATGCATCATATTTCGAGAGTACTAAGCGTGTGGCCCAGCACAAGGGAGCTGCCCACAAGttggctctggagccagactctcCTTATAAGTTCCTCACTTCAGGTGAAGATGCCGTTGTCTTCACCATTGACCTCAGACAACACCAGCCAGCTTCAAAAATTGTGGTAacaaaagaaaaggggaagagagTGGGACTGTATACAATTTCCGTGAATCCTGCTAATACCTACCAGTTTGCAGTGGCTGGACAAGATCAGTTTGTCAGGATTTATGACCAGAGGAGAattgatgagaaagaaaacaatggagtGCTCAAGAAATTCTCTCCTCATCATCTGGTTAATTGTGATTTCCCAACAAACATCACCTGCACTGTGTACAGCCACGATGGCACGGAACTCTTGGCCAGTTACAATGATGAAGATATTTACCTCTTCAACTCCTCTCACAGTAATGGTGCTCAATATGCAAAGAGATTTAAGGGACACCGAAATAATACCACCGTCAAAGGTGTTAATTTCTATGGTCCCAGGAGTGAGTTTGTCGTCAGCGGTAGTGATTGTGGTCACATCTTCTTTTGGGAAAAATCGTCTTGCCAGATCATCCAGTTGTTGAAGGGGGACGCAGAAGGTACAATAAACTGTCTTGAACCCCACCCTTACCTACCTATGTTGGCAACCAGCGGCCTAGATCATGATGTCAAGATCTGGACACCCACAGCTGAAGCTGCCTCTGAGCTTACTGACTTAAAGGATGTGATTAAGAAGAACAAGTTGGAAAGAGATCAAGATAGTTTGTACCATACCGGCCTGTTTGACCAGTACATGCTTTGGTTCCTCATGCGCCACCTGTCACAGAGAGATCATCACCCAGTCTGGGGAGCCAGATTCCCAGGAGAAGAATTGAATGAGTCTTCCAGCACCTCAGATACATCCGAGGAGGAAGGCCAACACTGA